A stretch of Arachis hypogaea cultivar Tifrunner chromosome 15, arahy.Tifrunner.gnm2.J5K5, whole genome shotgun sequence DNA encodes these proteins:
- the LOC112747219 gene encoding uncharacterized protein gives MVQEIEILKIEVMPGWRKGTKIKFEGKGDEKPGYLPVEISLVDALTGCSLPIPILGGEKLTLSFENTVVYPGYVKVIEGQGMPTLKNDGKRDMNAFAIS, from the exons ATGGTCCAAGAGATTGAGATTTTAAAGATTGAAGTGATGCCAGGATGGAGAAAAGGAACAAAGATAAAATTTGAGGGCAAGGGTGATGAGAAACCTGGATACCTTCCTGTTGAGATTTCTCTAGTAGATGCACTCACAGGGTGCTCTTTACCAATTCCTATATTAGGAGGGGAGAAGTTGACTTTGTCATTTGAGAATACTGTTGTATACCCTGGATATGTTAAGGTTATTGAAGGTCAAGGCATGCCAACCCTTAAAAACGATGGGAAAAGAG ATATGAATGCATTTGCTATCAGTTAA